Below is a window of Drosophila willistoni isolate 14030-0811.24 chromosome XR unlocalized genomic scaffold, UCI_dwil_1.1 Seg144, whole genome shotgun sequence DNA.
aaaaactagaCTAAATTGTTCATTTTAGGTTTAAATGTTATGTTTGTCGTTTTACAGGGCGAATCTGGCAGCGATTACTCACCGAATAAATTACCTCATTCAGTTTTAGCTAAGTCTATATCCCCACCACCTCTCAGGCATCGTACACTAATACAACAACGATCAGGACCCGCGACATTGCAATCGAATCGTACCAAGTTCCAAACTCCCCGTTATCCCGAGGAGCAGGCCTTGCGTCAGGTGAAACCTTTGCTAGCTCGATCCTCACCTGCGGCCTCCAACTCTGGCCAGTTGCAGGCATTCCAATCAATGGGCGATGGCCATCAGACAAGAGACAGCAGTCTAGGTAGGTTTATGGCCCTAAAATAATGCCTATCTCCATCATTAACATCACTGAGTAATCCAGACGTTTGGCTGtgaaaatccaaaaacaactattttatttctttcccTCTCTTCCATATCTGTCTATCTATCCATTAAACTAACTATCCCGCTCAATCTTTAGTTACTGTTTTCGATGCTGCAATCTGAAAACCCCAATCCACCCCACTCCATTTGACTCCACAATCCCAACCCGCAGACACAGATACTGAAACTGATACTAATACACAGACCCAACCAAATATGGAGTGCAGCCCGCCACAGCGCTGTTAACTTGTTAGTAAGGAAAATACAATGAAATATAACGTTGACACCTGTATATACATGGGGGTATGGGagaatttgataaaaaaaaatcattctGTACTGAAATATACCCAATGCCAACCATCCACACCCCACCCCACCCACAATCGACTACCTAGCACTACTCGTACCTCAGTTACAATTAATTTATACTGATACTTCTTCAAGTATAATGCTTGTCATGGTATCCTAATACAAATGGAAATATTTTGCTGTGCTACCATCTTATTGATATTGTTGTGCAGCTGTAGCCGTTGGCCTTCACCCACTCCATACTCACACAacacaaatatacataaatttacACTAACATCAACACTAACACAGCTTTATATATTGCAATAGTTTTAATGTAGTTCTTTGAATATCCTTGCTAAATTGCTAATTGCAGTACATGTTTACCTAAAACCAAATTTCTTAACCAAAACGGtcaaatatttgtaattttcatATGCATTCTGATAGATGTCGCCTATGAAGTTCATAttcaaattaacaaaaaaatatcaaagaaactaactttggctatgccgaagtttatatacccttgcagtccttggcaataatatttttacttttcgAATATAGGTAATAGGTATACATGTTCAAAGCTCTTTTTCTTTAAATCAATTCGTCCGTGCACAGACAAAACGTTCACTCTGTCCCTTTTTACTTCGTTTCACCCGCAATTTCTTTTTCGTCTTCTCCTCCCATCCTCTTTGCAAACCATTTTTATACGGTAGCGCTGCGTCTCTTTATGTAAACAATACCCGCTGCAAGGGAATAAAAAGGAACAACGctttttaaatagttttttcatttataaaaTAGCTGTATAGTACATTAATTAGTAGTAGagttaatttaaattgatattcttgtttttgttgagtCTTTCTAGTGGCTTGAATtgaattgtgttttttttttttaaacacaCCTCCGTGGCATCTAATCCGCTTCTTCAACTGGTACTCTAGACACATCCTGAGACAAGCAATAAGAGTATAGCTtcatttaatgatttattCGTATTTGCAAGGATATTTCGCAGTCGGCTCGCCGAATATCATTCGTTATTAGTAAAATAAACTATAAACAATAGTTATTACtacataaattaaatatctAAAGCACATTTCGTTTTATCACAGATTCGGAGACAACCTTTACATCACCGATCTGCAGTAGACCTATTGAGGAGACCGCCTCAAGTTCTTATCCTGTTCAAATACAGAATCAAGGCGATGTCCAAGCAGAGGGCCATGGCGAGAGCGAAAACGACATTGAGGCCAACGATGAGCAGCAAGCGCTGCTTCAGACAGGGGATGCTAGTGAAGACAACGTCAATGCCAAGGATGGAGATGTAACAGGGGGCGGCAGTGGTTGTCAGAGTAATGAAGGCACGTAGCAATaagtaaatataaatacacacaaccaacatacaaacattaaaaaaaatcgcTAAGTACTTAGTTATTCTAAGTATtatatccaaacaaaagaacaaaaactCAAAGTGATAGCAAAGTTAGCAAAAATGGAATGTGAATTATATAAAAGCAATGAACAGTATCCTAGTCAAAATGGTGTTAGCAAGTTGAATATTTTTACACAGCCCAAAGctaagaaaacaaacaaaaaacacaaaaaaaatggaaaaagaagaaagtgaAATGAAACTACTCGACCGGCCGTATATAGTAGATTCAACAACAGAACGAAAGAaattgcaacagcaacattaaaatgaaatgaaaaaaaaatattatataaaaatacaaatgcCCTTATCATTGTGCTTGACGAAGGAAAAAAGGCGCATGGAAATTAATAACAGTAACTTCTTTAATGAATAAGTTCTAAGCATCCTTTACTTACCAGCATAAActtgcatacatatgtacagaGCAAACATTCATACACAGCCTAAATAGTAACAAAACGCAGAAACTAAAACCAAATGCAGTAAACCAAAACACTAAACTAGCACTATAACACAACTAaatattaacataaacaaaatcACCAGAAAAGCCTAAATTGCCGATAGGAAAATAGCAACCAAACAAAGGAAAGTAATATTCATATTTAAAGTATcatatacaaatgtaaaaGTCCTCTGGttacataaatgtatatttatacatcTTCAACCATCGGAATTACGATTTGCAGCATATTTACATACagatgaatatacatatatatatctatatatatatatttatttattcttcaAAGTCACGCGCCAAAGAGGAAAATATACAGTCACTTTTTATAGTAGATCGGATATGCCACTATTTACCATATGTATAATAAGAAttctaaaaatgaaaaaaaaaaacaactaaaaaaatcataattgTATTTAAAACTCGTTACGCAATTGTTCGTTTGTATATGTTTAAAGGTAAAGCGACCATCACCTGTTCCGATAGATGGAAACTACCTACCATAAgttagtttaaattttaatttcgcATATGATCGTAATAATAGTAAAGGTAAATTATTTGACAAAGAGATCCCAATCGATAAGGAATGCAGCTGATATTAATGTTATTACTATATTTAATTATCGGCTGAATACCGACTACGATAGTACCTATGAATATGAGACATTTGGTTGCAGCAAATGGCATATTTCAAATTAACCAGCCATTGTTAAAGTTCTTTCTTTTCATCCACATGGATGTCAACTCATTATTTTATCGGTTGCAGTTAAAAATGGTTGCGCTCTATAAAGTGTAGTTTATGGTTTCGGGCATCTAACGGTTGCATTCCTAGCTTAGTCACAAACATTCTTAAtgtataaaaatcaaaagttcTATAGACACAGTTACAAAAGCAGATATCATGTGTACCCAAACAATGACTAAATAAATATGCCTCTTGATATTTGTGGGAAAAATATacgtgaaaaaaatatataggtGATATTTTGTGAGCTCGCTTTCGAtgtgtgcgtttgtgtgtgtgttaggtGAGTTAGTTAGATCTACTCCAAGTAGTTTAATCGTGTctcattattttgttgttggctttCTGTTTCTAAAATACGTAAGCAATAAAATTGGAAATCAATATTTTTGGACTAAAGTTGTTCAATGGTAAAACTGTCGCCCTACTCAAGGGAAATAACCTTTCCCCTAAAACACATTGTCCTACACCAACCCCACAATTCTTTCgtcaattatttaaattttacccCAAATCAAATAATTTCCTTTGCAAGTCTTCTCCTTTCTTGCTTTCTCTGCTTTTAGAAACATTCCATTGGTATTGTTATTAACTACGTACTTAGTATCTCTTAATAaatcatacacacacaaaagaaaatacaactaaaaacaaaaaaacaaaaatttataaaaacaattaagcATTTGATGAAAGTTTTAAGCAAATTTTTAGGCCTGGCTAGCAAAATGTGCTAATTTTTACGCAAGAAAtacaaataaagcaaaaaaaaaaacgttaaaCAAAAATCCTACAAAAAGATCAATAAATTCCAGCATTTATTAAGACATTAAAGTTAatctaataaatatttaagcatatatgtatataaaattttaagaaGCTTAAAACTAATTAAGCCTTAAACTGTCCAGCGTTTAACAATTCTGCTAGTTCGAAATAATATCCATTATGTTCTTTCACCCTATTTCGTATGAATGATCTTTATAGGAGATGCTGCAGGGCTGCAAAAATGTATGAGAAATGAAGTCAAATGCTAATTCGCCTCTTAGAAACATATCAGTAGAAtgaatacaacaacaacagcatacACAAAtaacaatacacacacaattctatacacacatacacacacgcacacacgcacaaatACAGACTCACACAGGACATAAACACCCGAACACTGCAAATGTACGCTGTAAATTCAACATGAAACGTTGTTTTTTATACCAAAAGCAAAActaacaaaagagataaattTAACGTCCGctttttgagaaaataaaactttatcaaggagaattaaattaatattaactTTTTAAGGAATTTGCAGTACAATATgtaattttttggtttttgttttttttttgtataattacCATAGAtaggtaaattttttttttattgcttatGTTCATGCATCTGCTACAGTTCAATAATTTGCgaacttacatacatacatatgtatgtacacacatacatatatgttttttcGGTTTTAAAAGATTGAACACAGTGTTTCTTTGTGGGCACATTccataaatatagaaaattaatttcattgtgtaTAGGCTTTTGTAAATATTCTCTTATTGATTTCAATTGAACACAATCAAAAACTGAAAGAGGTTGAGAAGTAGTAAAGATgaggataatgaaaaattgAGTAACTGAGTCATGTTAGTTTTAGTTTAAATTGAAAaggcattaaaaaacaaaatgttgtttttgcatacaatatatatatacattttagtttgaaattgttgttaattttttaaatttaaatactctCTACGTCTTACAAAGTAAATGCCAtcattaaattcaattggATATTCaagttaaaacaaaatttccgATTCTGTAACAGAGGAGTCATCTGTCAGTAAGTGTATCCCTGTGCACCTAAGCACATATGTAGATcgtaattaaaaacttttatcaCATTCTTGGTATTTCGAaagttaaaatattatttgggCATCGTGAATTTTGGTTGTCGTACAGGGTATTTCAAAGTCGGCGGCCGACTTTCTTGcggtatattttttttttttactaaataACTGCAACTGGATTAAGataacaaaacaaagcaaaaaaaaaaacaaaagagaaacttaacaaaagcaaaatgttattaatattaattataatattaaaattatttattaaacgATATGTACATTTAAATGTAGTCTGTCAGTGACGATCGTtggaaaaaaacatttattaaaaCGTATTAAAATCTATATTGAGCGAAAGATaatggaaatatatatatgaatcaTTGGCAACATTTAAAAGCTAGACACAATTGATTTAATTGAACTAATTTCAAAATggtactacatacatacatattgagGTAAGTGTCTGTTTTTCTGTGAAATTAAGTTAGCTGTCTTTAGTTAgatttattaataatatcgAACAAATGGTCACCCCATTGAATCGAAAAAGAGTGTTTTGTGGATAAAATGGGAACCAGATTAGTTACGAATACGAATTGTTTCCTCGGGTTGTTTCGATAGgttgaaattattttctttatataagAAAGTAGTATATTATTGTCATTTCTTAGTTAAGTTGTATTGTAGAGTATGATCATTAAACGATGAACAGagcaaaccaaaaatattgctattcaacaatatttcataatatttttatgagGTAGATAAATATAGGTTCCACAGATGGAGTCAACTCCGTTACTGATTCACTTGGATTTCCATCGATAAAATGGTAGCCGATTGAATGTCATATATTTAGCATCCAATAATTTTTCCTAAAATAAATGCATTACTAATTTGTTGAGTATATACAAAAGTATTCTATTATATTGATACATACTTCATCTTGACTTAGTCTCACAATATCTGGCATTTCCAAGTGCAGGGGTTTTTGCTTCTCGGGATTTCGTATGGacttaattaattgaaaagcGTCCTTTCGAAACTCTTCGCCTAGATCCGGTGCGATTCGCAAATACTTTAGACATCTATTTGAATTGAGGATTTTCAGAGCTACTGCGCAAAAGTCGCCCGCATTGCCGCGAAATTTTACACTAATGACCTGAAGTTTTGTAAGTTGGGCCAACAGTTGAACCGCCTCTGGGTCATCAaatattaattgaatttctcTGAGAGTATCGATTTTTACAATCTGCTGAGTGTCTTCGACACCGACAATAGTTTCTATGAATTTTAACGACTGTAATTGCTTCTGGGAGAAGGCTTTTAAAAAAGTTGACATATTATCGTCAATTAAATTTCTAATATGTAAGGTTCTCAGATTGGGTAAATCGGCCAGTTTTATATATAAGTTGGAATCCTTGCATAAACGGAAAGAAATCTCCTCCAATTTGGAACAATGTGGCACAATGTCAATAAGATTTCCATTGATTTTACAATTATGCAGATGGAAAACACGAAGGTTTCCATTTGATTTGCAATATTTTACTAGATAATCAATGTTTTTGTCGCCCTCCAAATGTAAAGTATctaaatttttgatttcacATAGGTCATCAATATTAATGTCTgtaaaattaacaaaagaaaaatcagtttGTCATGTGATGAGGTGTATAACTCTTACCCAGCTGAGTTTTTATTGCAAGGCTTCTCAATTTCGGCAAACCTCTTAAAGCCAATATAGTTTCATTAACAATTTTCGGGTTAGGTATATAGAAAAATGAGTTTTTACTGATAGTCAAACTTTCGAGTGACTGCATTTTTCTAATTATATTACAAAAGCCGTCAATGGGTATTAGCTCTTTGGGTTCTTCAAGCTTTTGGCGGAAAAGACGCAAGTACTTATGGTTCATCTCTTCCCTGGACAGCTGATCATTACGGGAGCAAGCCTGTTTGCTGCTATAAAAATGATAATCAACATGGTTTATATTTACAGCCAGAGTTCGTATGCAGCCATGTAGGATACTTAATAGTGTAAGCTGTTTCCTTAGAGTATTCAATTCAAATTCTTCCGTCACAATTTCGTTGACGTAAAATGTTGGATAGAGCGTATTGGCCCAGATCTGGACTGCGCGTCGAAGTACCGTGCAGACCTGTGATACATTTATATGATCTTGTATTGGCAAGAACTTCAGTATGTGGCCAAAACAGTCGTCATTTAGCTCCAAAATGTGCATTTTGCTTCACCTTTATGTTAATACTAAGCTAACATATGGGTTGTCAATGGTCTTATGAGTCACCTGCTTGAAAACTTTTGATAACACCGCAATAACACAAAGCAACAAGTTACTGAGGCGACAAACTTGATACCCTCTATATATCTTAGTCTATGTCATCTATGGGTGCACACCATCCTACTAGACCTCTTTACGAGTCAACAATCAACTATCTGTGTGctctaaatttttattttttctttattttattaacgAGTGGTGTCGGGAAATGGATAAAGTAATGATTTTGCAGCATTGTCATTTTGGTCTAGCCTAAcacaacttttatttttggagATTTCAAAAGCTTAAATGAGCTTTTTTCAGTGTTCGTAAGTGCACTAAAGTCAAGATAGGAACCTCTCGCAGCCGCATAAGCTTTTATCACGGTCGCGTTTTCAAACATAAGCTGcgtaaatttaaatttcatatacGCATGTGTTTTTAAAGTGAGCCAACTATCTTTACATACAAAGAACCTTAGGGTTACACCAAACAAATGGATGTTACCACATGGGTGAATTGtgtcttttatttaaataatagtTTTAGCCCTTTCATTCCCcttacatttaaattttcttagaTCTAATTAGTTACGACAATGATTCCCGCCCTTTGATAGATCCTTCAacctattttcatttatttcaataattaaaatgcaacTCACAGTGCCTCACGTAATGAGGCGTGACACTTGACTCGTCGTTGTCTCACTTTTCGTGTTGCCTATTGCTGCATAATTAATGCTGCTTCTAAGCCACGCCCTCCGCCCCATGCTTCAAGCCCATTTTAGGGCCTCTGCAATAACTTTATAAATGGCCTGATTAGGGCAATTAGCTGGCAATTACTATAAGTATGTATTCAACAGAAGAAGCAACTGACGTAAAGCGGAGCAACTACCGCAGCATCAGAGAAATGATTCGTCTTTCCTACACGGTTGGATTTAATCTAACCAACCCATCATCAAAATGGGGAAGAGTTCTCAGAGTGTAAG
It encodes the following:
- the LOC111519439 gene encoding uncharacterized protein LOC111519439; the protein is MHILELNDDCFGHILKFLPIQDHINVSQVCTVLRRAVQIWANTLYPTFYVNEIVTEEFELNTLRKQLTLLSILHGCIRTLAVNINHVDYHFYSSKQACSRNDQLSREEMNHKYLRLFRQKLEEPKELIPIDGFCNIIRKMQSLESLTISKNSFFYIPNPKIVNETILALRGLPKLRSLAIKTQLDINIDDLCEIKNLDTLHLEGDKNIDYLVKYCKSNGNLRVFHLHNCKINGNLIDIVPHCSKLEEISFRLCKDSNLYIKLADLPNLRTLHIRNLIDDNMSTFLKAFSQKQLQSLKFIETIVGVEDTQQIVKIDTLREIQLIFDDPEAVQLLAQLTKLQVISVKFRGNAGDFCAVALKILNSNRCLKYLRIAPDLGEEFRKDAFQLIKSIRNPEKQKPLHLEMPDIVRLSQDEEKLLDAKYMTFNRLPFYRWKSK